A genomic stretch from Taeniopygia guttata chromosome 9, bTaeGut7.mat, whole genome shotgun sequence includes:
- the MAB21L4 gene encoding protein mab-21-like 4: protein MEANTSLWHSYLGVIVSRERQRVEQFQRAEDILLTLLESVHARDPRFLVDYARNLEAFEFALGASEDAVTLEVPLRIDGDTLRVLACRSRDTPGGHPAELNPCWLEVCSPGTDLEDWTGGVDVMEHGGGARCLLPGKILQHLKELLVSAIVRCQRLFLLQPGDISAENLREDAMELSLLIRGSWKTIRFDIVPVVRRQQEPLQLQRLRSDRGFPEGSLRRAMEEAHFVPASPHCWSSSTHLPILKLLRGVDTLQGPRLDSLRLLDQLRDQDWGGHGGRGALTFNHLKMVLLWSTELFPSPEDWQDLEGSVYRLLVILLRCLATQHLPHFLNPEENLFQGAAPDLASLYHKVESFAWDPQRFLRFHFGLHGFSGSCQADTETRALLQLPTEDGSCWDTAYFDILLSQFQVYRIQDSARCSAASQLLSRIRQEIPQQS from the exons ATGGAAGCCAACACTTCCCTCTGGCACAGCTACCTCGGGGTGATCGTGTCCCGCGAGAGGCAGCgggtggagcagttccagcgGGCCGAGGACATCCTGCTCACCCTGCTGGAGAGCGTCCATGCCAGGGATCCCCGATTCCTCGTGGACTACGCCAGGAACCTGGAAGCCTTCGAGTTTGCTCTCGGTGCCTCTGAGGACGCTGTCACTCTCGAGGTGCCCCTGCGCATTGACGGCGACACCCTGCGTGTGCTGGCATGCCGGAGCAGGGACACCCCGGGCGGGCATCCTGCAGAGCTGAACCCCTGCTGGCTGGAAGTGTGCTCTCCAGGGACTGATTTGGAGGACTGGACTGGTGGTGTGGATGTGATGGAGCACGGAGGTGGTGCCAGGTGCCTGCTTCCAGGCAAAATCCTCCAGCACCTGAAAGAGCTCCTTGTTTCAGCCATCGTGCGCTGCCAACGCCTCTTCCTGCTTCAGCCAG GTGACATCAGTGCTGAAAATCTGCGGGAAGATGCCATGGAGCTCTCCCTGCTGATCCGTGGCAGCTGGAAGACCATTCGCTTCGACATTGTTCCTGTggtgaggaggcagcaggagccgctgcagctccagaggctGCGGAGCGACAGGGGCTTCCCTGAAGGCAGCCTCAGGAGGGCCATGGAAGAGGCTCACTTTGTCCCTGcctctccccactgctggag ctcctccactCACCTTCCCATCCTGAAGCTGCTCCGAGGAGTGGACACCCTGCAGGGGCCCCGTCTGGACAGCCTTCGCCTGCTCGACCAGCTCCGTGACCAGGACTGGGGAGGGCACGGGGGGAGAGGTGCCCTCACGTTCAACCACCTGAAG ATGGTGTTGCTGTGGAGCACAGAGCTCTTCCCCTCCCCGGAGGACTGGCAGGACCTGGAAGGCTCTGTCTACAGGCTTTTGGTGATCCTTCTCCGCTGCCTGGCCACCCAGCACCTGCCCCACTTCCTGAACCCAGAGGAAAACCTCTTCCAAGGAGCTGCCCCAGACCTTGCCTCCCTCTACCATAAAGTGGAGAGCTTTGCCTGGGACCCCCAACGCTTCCTTCGCTTCCACTTTGGCCTCCATGGGTTCAGTGGCAGCTGCCAGGCGGACACAGAAACCCgagccctcctgcagctccccaccGAGGATGGgtcctgctgggacacagcctACTTTGACATCCTGCTCAGCCAG TTTCAGGTGTACCGGATCCAGGACAGTGCACGTTGCTcagcagcatcccagctcctctccaggaTCCGTCAAGAAATCcctcagcagagctga
- the AGXT gene encoding alanine--glyoxylate aminotransferase isoform X3, which translates to MLAAAQAASSTPLLWAQLLGTARRAMATRLLCVAPPEELLRPLAVPERLLLGPGPSNVPHRIRAAGARQLLGHMHPEVLQVMDEIKAGIQYAFQTQNRLTLAISGSGHGAMEAALVNLLEQGDTVLVAINGIWGQRAADIARRLGANVYELLKPPGKYFAPQDIEQGLVQHKPLVLFITHGESSTGVLQPLEGLGELCHRYGCLLLVDAVASLGGAPIFMDQQEIDVLYSGSQKVLNTPPGSAPISFSERAREKLLRRKTKPPSFYLDMGCLANYWGCDGEPRRYHHTAPINSFFSLREGLALLAEVGLESSWERHRANCTQLCQGLLDMGLELFVEEEKARLPTITTVRVPEGYNWKDITAFLMDKHGMEIAGGLGPTVGKGTMC; encoded by the exons atgctggcagctgctcaggCAGCCTCCTCTACTCCTCTTctttgggctcagctcctggggacagcGCGGcgtgccatggccaccaggcTGCTCTGCGTTGCCCCTCCGGAGGAGCTGCTGCGGCCCCTGGCCGTGCCAGAGAGGCTGCTGCTCGGGCCAGGGCCCAGCAACGTGCCCCACCGCATCCGGGCTGCGGGCGCTCGCCAGCTCCTGGGCCACATGCACCCTGAAGTGCTGCAG GTGATGGATGAGATCAAGGCAGGCATCCAGTACGCCTTCCAGACACAGAACAGGCTGACCCTGGCCATCAGTGGCAGCGGCCATGGTGCCATGGAGGCCGCCCTCGTCAACCTGCTCGAGCAAGGTGACACCGTGCTGGTGGCCATCAACGGCATCTGGGGACAACGTGCTGCCGATATTGCCAGGAGGCTGG gAGCCAATGTCTATGAGCTGCTGAAGCCCCCAGGCAAGTACTTCGCTCCACAGGACATTGAGCAG GGCCTGGTGCAGCACAAACCTTTGGTGCTCTTCATCACCCACGGCGAGTCCTCCACAGGGGTGCTGCAGCCACTGGAGGGGCTGGGCGAGCTGTGCCACCG GTATGGCTGCCTGTTGCTTGTGGACGCAGTGGCATCGCTTGGGGGAGCCCCCATCTTCATGGACCAGCAGG AGATCGATGTCCTGTACTCGGGGTCCCAGAAAGTCCTCAACACaccccctggcagtgcccccaTCTCATTCAGTGAGCGAGCCAG GGAGAAGCTGCTGAGGAGGAAGACGAAGCCCCCATCCTTCTATCTGGACATGGGCTGCTTGGCAAACTACTGGGGCTGTGACGGGGAGCCGCGGAG GTACCACCACACGGCGCCCATCAACAGCTTCTTCAGCTTGCGGGAAGGCTTGGCCCTGCTGGCAGAAGTG GGTCTGGAGAGCTCCTGGGAGCGACACCGGGCCAACTgcacccagctgtgccaggggctgctcgACATGGGGCTTGAGCTCTttgtggaggaggag AAGGCCAGACTTCCCACCATCACCACTGTCAGGGTGCCCGAGGGCTACAACTGGAAGGACATCACGGCCTTTCTGATGGACAAGCACGGCATGGAGATCGCTGGGGGCCTGGGCCCCACGGTGGGCAAG GGAACGATGTGTTAA
- the AGXT gene encoding alanine--glyoxylate aminotransferase isoform X2, with translation MLAAAQAASSTPLLWAQLLGTARRAMATRLLCVAPPEELLRPLAVPERLLLGPGPSNVPHRIRAAGARQLLGHMHPEVLQVMDEIKAGIQYAFQTQNRLTLAISGSGHGAMEAALVNLLEQGDTVLVAINGIWGQRAADIARRLGANVYELLKPPGKYFAPQDIEQHKPLVLFITHGESSTGVLQPLEGLGELCHRYGCLLLVDAVASLGGAPIFMDQQEIDVLYSGSQKVLNTPPGSAPISFSERAREKLLRRKTKPPSFYLDMGCLANYWGCDGEPRRYHHTAPINSFFSLREGLALLAEVGLESSWERHRANCTQLCQGLLDMGLELFVEEEKARLPTITTVRVPEGYNWKDITAFLMDKHGMEIAGGLGPTVGKVLRIGLMGCNSTSGNVERVLGALQDALKRCHRSRL, from the exons atgctggcagctgctcaggCAGCCTCCTCTACTCCTCTTctttgggctcagctcctggggacagcGCGGcgtgccatggccaccaggcTGCTCTGCGTTGCCCCTCCGGAGGAGCTGCTGCGGCCCCTGGCCGTGCCAGAGAGGCTGCTGCTCGGGCCAGGGCCCAGCAACGTGCCCCACCGCATCCGGGCTGCGGGCGCTCGCCAGCTCCTGGGCCACATGCACCCTGAAGTGCTGCAG GTGATGGATGAGATCAAGGCAGGCATCCAGTACGCCTTCCAGACACAGAACAGGCTGACCCTGGCCATCAGTGGCAGCGGCCATGGTGCCATGGAGGCCGCCCTCGTCAACCTGCTCGAGCAAGGTGACACCGTGCTGGTGGCCATCAACGGCATCTGGGGACAACGTGCTGCCGATATTGCCAGGAGGCTGG gAGCCAATGTCTATGAGCTGCTGAAGCCCCCAGGCAAGTACTTCGCTCCACAGGACATTGAGCAG CACAAACCTTTGGTGCTCTTCATCACCCACGGCGAGTCCTCCACAGGGGTGCTGCAGCCACTGGAGGGGCTGGGCGAGCTGTGCCACCG GTATGGCTGCCTGTTGCTTGTGGACGCAGTGGCATCGCTTGGGGGAGCCCCCATCTTCATGGACCAGCAGG AGATCGATGTCCTGTACTCGGGGTCCCAGAAAGTCCTCAACACaccccctggcagtgcccccaTCTCATTCAGTGAGCGAGCCAG GGAGAAGCTGCTGAGGAGGAAGACGAAGCCCCCATCCTTCTATCTGGACATGGGCTGCTTGGCAAACTACTGGGGCTGTGACGGGGAGCCGCGGAG GTACCACCACACGGCGCCCATCAACAGCTTCTTCAGCTTGCGGGAAGGCTTGGCCCTGCTGGCAGAAGTG GGTCTGGAGAGCTCCTGGGAGCGACACCGGGCCAACTgcacccagctgtgccaggggctgctcgACATGGGGCTTGAGCTCTttgtggaggaggag AAGGCCAGACTTCCCACCATCACCACTGTCAGGGTGCCCGAGGGCTACAACTGGAAGGACATCACGGCCTTTCTGATGGACAAGCACGGCATGGAGATCGCTGGGGGCCTGGGCCCCACGGTGGGCAAG GTCCTGCGCATCGGCCTCATGGGCTGCAACTCAACCAGTGGCAACGTGGAGCGAGTGCTTGGAGCCCTGCAAGATGCCCTTAAGCGCTGCCACCGCAGCCGGCTGTGA
- the AGXT gene encoding alanine--glyoxylate aminotransferase isoform X1, which yields MLAAAQAASSTPLLWAQLLGTARRAMATRLLCVAPPEELLRPLAVPERLLLGPGPSNVPHRIRAAGARQLLGHMHPEVLQVMDEIKAGIQYAFQTQNRLTLAISGSGHGAMEAALVNLLEQGDTVLVAINGIWGQRAADIARRLGANVYELLKPPGKYFAPQDIEQGLVQHKPLVLFITHGESSTGVLQPLEGLGELCHRYGCLLLVDAVASLGGAPIFMDQQEIDVLYSGSQKVLNTPPGSAPISFSERAREKLLRRKTKPPSFYLDMGCLANYWGCDGEPRRYHHTAPINSFFSLREGLALLAEVGLESSWERHRANCTQLCQGLLDMGLELFVEEEKARLPTITTVRVPEGYNWKDITAFLMDKHGMEIAGGLGPTVGKVLRIGLMGCNSTSGNVERVLGALQDALKRCHRSRL from the exons atgctggcagctgctcaggCAGCCTCCTCTACTCCTCTTctttgggctcagctcctggggacagcGCGGcgtgccatggccaccaggcTGCTCTGCGTTGCCCCTCCGGAGGAGCTGCTGCGGCCCCTGGCCGTGCCAGAGAGGCTGCTGCTCGGGCCAGGGCCCAGCAACGTGCCCCACCGCATCCGGGCTGCGGGCGCTCGCCAGCTCCTGGGCCACATGCACCCTGAAGTGCTGCAG GTGATGGATGAGATCAAGGCAGGCATCCAGTACGCCTTCCAGACACAGAACAGGCTGACCCTGGCCATCAGTGGCAGCGGCCATGGTGCCATGGAGGCCGCCCTCGTCAACCTGCTCGAGCAAGGTGACACCGTGCTGGTGGCCATCAACGGCATCTGGGGACAACGTGCTGCCGATATTGCCAGGAGGCTGG gAGCCAATGTCTATGAGCTGCTGAAGCCCCCAGGCAAGTACTTCGCTCCACAGGACATTGAGCAG GGCCTGGTGCAGCACAAACCTTTGGTGCTCTTCATCACCCACGGCGAGTCCTCCACAGGGGTGCTGCAGCCACTGGAGGGGCTGGGCGAGCTGTGCCACCG GTATGGCTGCCTGTTGCTTGTGGACGCAGTGGCATCGCTTGGGGGAGCCCCCATCTTCATGGACCAGCAGG AGATCGATGTCCTGTACTCGGGGTCCCAGAAAGTCCTCAACACaccccctggcagtgcccccaTCTCATTCAGTGAGCGAGCCAG GGAGAAGCTGCTGAGGAGGAAGACGAAGCCCCCATCCTTCTATCTGGACATGGGCTGCTTGGCAAACTACTGGGGCTGTGACGGGGAGCCGCGGAG GTACCACCACACGGCGCCCATCAACAGCTTCTTCAGCTTGCGGGAAGGCTTGGCCCTGCTGGCAGAAGTG GGTCTGGAGAGCTCCTGGGAGCGACACCGGGCCAACTgcacccagctgtgccaggggctgctcgACATGGGGCTTGAGCTCTttgtggaggaggag AAGGCCAGACTTCCCACCATCACCACTGTCAGGGTGCCCGAGGGCTACAACTGGAAGGACATCACGGCCTTTCTGATGGACAAGCACGGCATGGAGATCGCTGGGGGCCTGGGCCCCACGGTGGGCAAG GTCCTGCGCATCGGCCTCATGGGCTGCAACTCAACCAGTGGCAACGTGGAGCGAGTGCTTGGAGCCCTGCAAGATGCCCTTAAGCGCTGCCACCGCAGCCGGCTGTGA